The following proteins are encoded in a genomic region of Nitrospirota bacterium:
- a CDS encoding helix-turn-helix domain-containing protein translates to MSPRDESRNENPVPGAGNGATDMDVPPRLLRLRDSAQVMGISYASMYRLVRSGEITPVMIGTRIYIEPAELDKFVDRHRRKSVG, encoded by the coding sequence ATGTCACCACGTGACGAATCGCGCAACGAGAACCCAGTCCCTGGAGCCGGAAACGGGGCCACGGACATGGACGTGCCCCCTCGACTGCTCCGCCTTCGGGATTCCGCGCAGGTGATGGGTATTTCGTACGCATCGATGTACCGCCTTGTCCGCTCAGGCGAAATCACGCCAGTGATGATCGGGACCCGAATCTACATCGAGCCGGCCGAATTGGATAAGTTCGTCGATCGCCACAGACGCAAATCGGTGGGATGA